Proteins co-encoded in one Rhizobium sp. NZLR1 genomic window:
- a CDS encoding TadE/TadG family type IV pilus assembly protein, whose product MVTFRAIKSFWQDSSGVSLVEALLTFPIVMLVFAAFIEFGYAMSQWNQTVKALQYGARLAAVSDPLTTNFNATFPIEAADPLNNGKAAPNNATISSTCGPALANCTAALNRIVLGSDGVCQAGTDPHPGICDLNWRIQPQNLMVTYQRSGLGYWGRPDGPVLTMRLEVRNITFDLPILGGLLGLNDITIPAHPVTITTEDLKTCSTC is encoded by the coding sequence ATGGTGACCTTTCGGGCAATCAAGTCGTTCTGGCAGGATAGCAGTGGTGTCAGCCTTGTCGAAGCATTGCTTACCTTTCCGATCGTCATGCTGGTATTCGCCGCCTTCATCGAGTTCGGCTATGCCATGTCGCAGTGGAATCAGACGGTCAAGGCACTGCAATATGGTGCCCGTTTGGCGGCGGTATCCGATCCGTTGACAACGAATTTCAATGCCACCTTCCCGATCGAAGCTGCCGATCCACTCAACAACGGCAAAGCGGCGCCGAACAATGCAACGATATCCTCGACCTGCGGACCGGCTCTTGCGAACTGCACGGCTGCATTGAACCGAATTGTCCTGGGAAGCGACGGCGTTTGCCAAGCGGGAACCGATCCTCACCCCGGCATTTGCGACCTCAACTGGCGCATCCAGCCGCAGAATCTGATGGTCACCTACCAGCGATCGGGGCTCGGCTATTGGGGCCGCCCGGACGGGCCCGTGCTGACGATGCGGCTGGAGGTGCGCAACATCACCTTCGATCTGCCGATCCTCGGCGGGTTGTTAGGACTTAACGACATCACCATCCCGGCCCATCCGGTGACGATCACGACGGAAGATCTAAAGACCTGTTCAACCTGCTGA
- a CDS encoding TadE/TadG family type IV pilus assembly protein — protein sequence MMALRNFIWHRLCLGFWRREEGAVLAEALLAIPFVTLFAAGVLEFGSIFWERMQIDAGLRDAGRYLSRCRPVSGTYVPTCNQSTAKTIAFYGTQTPTADAKPRVPGWNDPADITITAPDADGNITVSTAHLYQTSPVFGFLGIGAITINSFHEERYIGW from the coding sequence ATGATGGCGCTCCGCAATTTTATCTGGCATCGGCTTTGTCTCGGCTTCTGGCGGCGGGAGGAAGGCGCGGTGCTGGCCGAAGCGCTGCTCGCAATCCCCTTTGTGACGCTCTTTGCGGCCGGGGTCCTGGAGTTTGGCAGCATCTTCTGGGAGCGTATGCAGATCGACGCTGGCTTGCGCGATGCGGGGCGCTACCTTTCGCGATGCCGACCGGTGTCGGGAACCTACGTTCCGACATGCAATCAGTCGACTGCGAAGACGATCGCCTTTTACGGAACGCAGACACCCACGGCAGACGCCAAGCCCCGTGTACCCGGCTGGAACGACCCTGCCGACATCACCATCACTGCACCCGATGCGGACGGGAACATCACCGTTTCCACTGCTCATCTCTACCAGACATCGCCCGTGTTCGGCTTTCTGGGAATCGGAGCCATCACTATCAATTCCTTCCATGAGGAAAGATACATCGGATGGTGA